ggagctggtatgcaatcactcattcaggtttcaCGCTGagaagccgatataaggtccggccatttcagcgggtagttcagcgttgtggcaggagggaccaacgtctcgttccctccatcagggaatggaggttacaccagtaaccatgacgttccctatctgtcattcactcgacgttggtgtcgatgtagtgacactaggggtccccataaaaacaccacaaggctgaacgctgttacgtgaactggcgatgtgcggtgggcagacttgctgtgtgcctcatagccagcacaccaggtcgacacgtaacctcccccaacacagttatgagtgtcgaacggccctttttggggacaagtcgactacccaaagatagagacaggcttaacccagtcgtggcctctttctccttctctttttccactctctaaaaaagaagggggattatccgactgggctgccaggtctagtcggggggtgtccctcccaaggagaggacaccgcggagaccacacctcgccccaagagaggaggggatatttaagtggaagaatacatcacatggtctttccaaccatgtggagagccttcaaggtagatcctgcccaatgggggaggagttactacaacatggagactggggcagaggggctctgcccaaggaagacacagtttgccagcagggaaatgaattagcagaagatatagatcgcatggggttagccttacagggaaccgccacatgcggagcacctaccccagaacagggctcttagttagcacgtgtactgggccggcagcgagtctctctgaaaactcgactgccacagggctcggaggaagtcaaccagggaacaacttttgtgaacactactgggaattaacagcgcacgtcttcagctcaaaaggaggtggaaggtgctatgtgcaagcgatacacccggccggctatcccgggcttatccacttgtgttgcgtgccactacctgggacgaaaccggttccacccggaggttgtagaaccttgcaaaggtgttgggtgttgcccagcccgctgctctgcaaatgtctgttagagaggcacctctggccagggcccaagaagccgctacaccactggtagaatgggctcgtagccctaccgggggtggcatgttttgggcgagatatgccatagttatggcgtcaacgagccagtgggcgatcctctgcttggagacagcgcttcctttccgctgtgcaccaaaagcagacaaagagctgctcagagattctaaagctctgcgtgcgatccaaatagatgcgtaaagcacgcaccggacacagcaacgacagggctgggtctgcctcctcctggggcagcacttgtaggttcaccacctagtccctaaaggggtggtgggaaccttgggcacatagcccggtcagggtctcaagatcacgtgagagtaacctagaccgaactccaggcacgtttcgctgacagagaacacttgcaggtcacctaccctcttgatggaagtgagcacagtgaggagggcagtcttcaaggagagtgccttaagctcggctgactgcaaaggctcaaagggggctctctgtagaccctgagaactacagaggtccgctgagggaacgaggcacggcctggagggattcagcctcctggcacctcttaggaacctgatgatcagatcatgcttccctaaggacttaccgccaactgcgtcatggtgtgctgctatggcagcaatgtacaccttcaaggtggaaggggacagcctcccttccaacctctcttgcaggaaggaaagcactgatctgactgcgcatctctgggggtcttcccgacgggaagaacaccacttagcgaacaggcggcacttaaaaggcatacaggcgcctcgtagagggagccctagcctgagtgaatgtgcagcttaggtcttccgcgtcccgtccaggggccagacatggagattccagaggtctgggcgcaggtgccggatggtgccccttcgctgagaaagaaggtccttcctcaggggaatttgcccggggggagctgtcgtgaggagcgtgaggtccgagcaccacgtctgggcgggccagtagggtgcttaccaggacgaccttctcctcgtcctccctgaccttgcacagggtctgtgcaagcaggctcactgggggaaaacgcatatttgcgaatgccaggggaccagctgtgtgccagcgcgtctatgcagaggaaggcctcggtcagggcgtaccagagcgggcagtggggaggattcttgggaggcgaacaggtgcacctgtgcctgtcgaattgactccaaatcagctggaccacctgaaggtggagtctccactctcccttgagggtaacctgttgtgacggcgcatctgccgaagtgttgaggttgcccgggatgtgagtggcttgcagcgacttgaggtgctgctgactccgttggaggagacggcgggcgagttgtgacatacagcgggagcgcagaccgccttggcagttgacatatgctaccgctgccgtgctgtctgtccgaactagcacgtgcttgccctggatcaacagccggaacctccgcagggcgagcagaattgccagtaactcgaggcagttgatgtgccaacgcagccgcggacccgtccagaggccggcggctgcatgcccgttgccaacagcaccccagcccattttggaggcgtctggcatgaccacgacgcgcctggagaccagttctaggggaacacctgctcgtagaaacgagaggtcgtccaagggctgaaaagacggtgacagaccgacgtaatggccacgcggtgtgtcccgtggcgccatgcccgtctcgggactcgagtctggagccagtgctgaagcggcctcatatgcatcaacccgagcggggtggccaccgccgaggatgccatatgccccaggagcctctgaaaaagtttcagtggaaccgctgttttctgattgaacgccttcaaacaggccagcaccgactgggcgcgcttgcaccgactgggcgcgattagccagtcgtcgagatagttgagaatgtgaatgcccacctcccttaacggggaagggcagcctctgcgatcttcgtaaagacgcgaggagacagggacaggccgaaagggaggactttgtaccgatacgcctgaccctcgaacgcgaaccgcaggaagggtctgtgtcgaggaaggatcgagacgtaaaagtacgcatccttcgggtctaccgccacgaaccaatcttgatgccggacgctcgctagaatgcgtctttgcgtcagcatcttgaacgggagtctgtgtaaagcccggctcagtactcgcaggtccaaggttggccgcaacccaccgccttttttcggtacaatgaagtaggggctgtaaaaccctttcttcatctcggctggagggacaggttctatcgcgtccttccgcaggagggtagcgatctccgcgcaaggtagcagcattttcgtctttcaccaaggtgaagtggacaccgctgaacctgggcggatgcccggcgaagcgAATTGCGCAGCTGAattcagacggtccggaccagccttcgtgacggattggaaggcgcaagccatgtgtccaagttccgcgcaagggggaccaaagggacaatgtcatcagatgtaccagcaggtggggcctcgcggcggggcggagctcaaggtgccacaccacgtattacacatatgtacagtctctagtttggaaaatagacgcctcacatgtcatcagctgacagcttcattgaattctatccgctcaacaccagtttcgggtacaacagtaaagagaagattcaggggtgcaggccttatgggaagaattgcaaagaaaatgcaatttttgtaacagaaaaacaaaaagaaaaggttagagtgggcaaagaaacagacattggacaacagataattggaaaagagtgttatggatcttaacccagtTGAGCTTTGTGGGATCAGCAAGACTGTCagttgcccgacaagacagccacatctatggaaagtgctacaggaagtgtggggtgaaatgtcacctgagtatctggacaaactgacagctggaataccaaggatctgcaaagctgtcattgctgcacgtggaggacttaaagtagtttaagaagttctgaatttttttcaaattgtaatagtcatttttcacattattaatggcctgactatacattgtgatcagttgaatgccactttggaaaataaaagtaccaatttctccataagagcaaaatctgtacattattccaaacttctggccgccagtgtatttcaTATTCTTCAGTTGTGAAATCTAGCACAGGGAGAGCCTTGCGTCTTTAGCGTAGGGAGACATTTGAAATTGTAATTGTCAGGGTTCACCCTGTCAGAATGCATTAACTGCATTTCTGTGTATTCATTCCTTAGGGGCTTGTTGCAAAAATCGTGCAACTCACTGCTCTGCTTTGGTACTCCGTGATGCCAttatctgtgtgattttaaatATTGAATGGTTACCCGGACTGATCCTAGACCTAAAATgactttttaatgaagaaaatccATTGACTGTAATTTGGCACAGTTTGGCTTTTAATCTTCTGTGGCACACTGCCTATTCACATTTAATTGAGCTTTTCCTGTAAGCTGAAGCAAGATCTCATTGTATACTATATATCAATGTCTGTTCATTTTGTAATAAAGTCCTGGTTTGCTACAGGTCTATGGATCAGAAATGGTACTGGCTACATTAAAAGAGAAGGCTCTCAGATGACGTGGAGTTTCGTGGCTCCAAATTTAGGATACTGGCTTGCAGCATTTCCCTCAACATCAGGTGAGATCCAATGCTgtcatatattatattaaataatactttaaacTGGTATTTTGAagatgtcattttatttatttgtttaatttatttttacttttccctGGGCACTGCATTACATGGAATAACtttattttaaagattatttgggaaaacaaattattttcttcTACCCATAACATTACCTTCCAATTATAACCTTTTATATGTTTggtttaatgttgttgtttttttttttggggggggggggggggggtatggggGTTATGCTCAGtagaaggaagaaaaaagaaaatacttatATTTGTGTTACAGAAACCGGTCTGAATCCCACCGGTCTGAGAGACATCACTACCTACCACACCATCTTCCTGCTTGCAATTCTGGGAGCAATGGCCCTGCTAGTGCTCATTCTGCTGTGTTTGCTACTGTACTACTGCAGGTATCTGTGTTCTTTGTGTGTTTGAGTAAGTGAGAAAGTAATTAGAGGCTCATTCTTGTTGTCTTGGGTTTATCAAGTTGTGAAGAAAtcataacaaaataaacaaatattgtcTGCTGAAGATCATTTCAGGTAGCAAGATGAGCAAGACATTAAACTACATTTCTGTATTTGTACTTGTATTTTGTGGAATTGTAGTAGGTAATTATGTAAATGCATTTTCTCTtcttatgtattatatatatatataatcaatataCTATGTGGTATGATACATTTATAGAAAGGCTCTTGTTTTTTTCAGGAGGCGATGTCTGAAACCTCGGCAACACTGCCGTAAAATGCACCATTCCTCCACTCTTGAGAGCTCAAAGAGAGACCAGGGCACATCCACCTCCCACCTCAATCTCATTAGCAGCAGAAACATGGAGATAGCCTCCTCAGCCGGGGACCCTGACGGCATCAAATCTGACATTTCCTCCAACCACGATCTCCAAAACTCCCGAGACGTCTTCTTTAGACATGGCCCCACCCAGAGACTGCGCAACTCCAGGACAAATGCCAATACAAAGCGAGGAGAGAGCTTCCCATTGAAGGCCACTCAGTCTACAAACACAGGAACCCTGGACCCACTTCTACAAGACGACTATACCAGAGGGTACAGCTCTGCCGAGGACTCAGATGAACGCAGATACCATCACCATAATGCTAAAGACAACCAAGGCTATTCATCAGACCCACCGTCACCACCTCCACTTTTGCCACCATTTGCTGGCCACTATCAGGATCATGGTCGGGACAGCAAGCCTCCAGAATATTTTGCATCTGCAGGGGATCACCTTAATCGGCCCAGTTCCGTCAACACCCAGCCTGGCCAGCTGATCTTCTGTCACTCTATGGAGCAGATGAAGGAGAGCATGTACCACAGCATGGTGCCCACATTGGTCATCCCTGCCCATTACATGCATCTGTCCTCCGACATGTCAGCTATGGAGCAGGCCATGGAAAGGCAGCAACAGCTGCAGCATGATATGGAGGGCATCCAGGTTAGCATGACGCTACCAAGGCAACAAAGtcaacatcaaaagcaacaacaacagcaggacaAGGAGGAGGAAGAGTCCAATCAGCAAGAAGAAGGACTGTCTGAGCAGAACTGGAGTTCGGAACAATCCGATACCCCAGTCCATATTCCCGTTCTATTTAATGACTCCACCATTGCGCAAATGAATGGAGAGCTGCAAGCAATGACAGAGAAGAAGCTTCTGGAGCTCGGGGTAAAGCCGCACCCTCGTGCCTGGTTTGTATCCCTTGATGGTCGTTCAAACTCTCTTGTTAGACACTCCTATATTGAGCTGGGCAATGAAGCCTTGCGTGCATCCATGGGCACCAGCAATCTATCCCAAGATCGCCGTGCTGAAACACACCCCATGAGTTTAGGGAAATCTATTCAGCGGAAAGTAAAagaggagagcaagataaaggagGGAGGTGAAAGAAAGGCTCATGGAAAGATTTATTCCAAGCTTCCagttatagaaacaccagactcaAGCAGCGAGAGCCATTCAGCCATGTACTCACCTGAGGAGAGCTCTGCAGCTCCACTCCTTGTTGAGACCTCTGTTTCCAGAGGAGGGACTTTCCCCCGTAAAGGCAGTAGTCGTGACAACAGCACTCGTAGTAGTGCCAGCGAGGTCCACAGAGACTCCGTCACCAGCCCTGACAATGAAGCCGACGACAAAGATGACGATGGAGAGAATAAAAAGAGCCCCTGGCAAAAGCGTGAAGAGAGGCCCCTCATGGTGTTCAACGTCAAGTAACTCATGCACTATCCTGGACTAGCTACACCCTGGCTCCTCATAGATGCTTAATGCCTTACctgaatttaaaagatgtggGGCTGGAAACAAGTCTGATGAAAAGCAGAAAAAGCACAATATGAGAAATGGCACTTAACTGAGTGATCTGCATCCAACAATCAAGACTAGGGACAAAGAATTAGCACTGAACGCCGTTTAAGAAGCATCTTATAAATTCTCACACCCTCTTAGATGTCCTTCAGATCCTCACTATGTAGAAAGTGGCATCTGATGTAATTTTAGCACCAGTTCATGGAGGCCAAAGGGAGCTGTAACTTTTAATACTGTATTTCGTCAAGATGTTGTCTCACGTTTAAATGACGCCTCATTTTTATAAGAATGACCATGAGCCATTTTAAAACTGACCTTTGGAAGCAATCCACAAGCCTTAAAGAGCTCTTTCCTTTTCAAAACAAGAAATATGAATTAAAATGTTTCACATTGTAAGGTTTGAAAGATTTTATCAGCTTAGATTACTTCTATTGTAGTGGTGGGTTTACTCAAAATGTTTCTTCTGTTTATGACTAAGTAGAGCTGGACCATTGAGATGTGTGGGGCAAACGGGAGTGAAATGGTTGCTGTGTTTACTCCAAATGTGACTTAAGTCCTAGTGTTTGACACATGATGACACTGTATTTTGTACTGTTGGTAAAAGTTCCCATTTTGTTCTGATCTAAAAACCTGTTGCTGTGTCTTTTAATGTGTAAGAAGACTGTTTGGGTTGGGAAAGCTGctcttaaatattaataaaaggtTCTGCTTCAATACAGAACATGTTTTGTACTCAGAAAAAGCCTTTCCTGTTGGGTCAATGCAGCAATAGGGGTTGTTTTGAGGGATTTATCCAAGGTTCTCACCTTGGACGCCTGTGAAAATATGTTTTCGCACTAATCTTTGCTGCAGTGAGTATCAGAACTTTTGCCATAAATCAGAACCACTACAACTCTGCTCTGTAAACTGTGGAAGTAAAATTTGTTATCCTTTTTCTTTTGACTTCTTTTGTGGTGTGACTGAAGAGACAGATTTTGCTTGAAATGGATGTGCATGGATGaatttacacaaaacaaaattgtaccaagtatttttttaaacatgttcaaGTATTGCTTGATTAAGCGCTCTTACTAAACTCTGTAAACTACTTATCTGTAAAGAACAACACCTTAGTAAATTTACCCTCTCACTTTGGTGTTATGTATTTTGTGTTCTTATGTATTTAATGTGTCCCCTTCAGCCTCTGATTACCAACTAGATTATTCATAACTCACAGTgccagttattttttttatcaacagtTTCACCGTAGAAATTTGTTTTCTTGGAATGCTGGCTTGTACGATGTAAACGATTGTTTGATAAATTACCATTGAACTACACTAAAACTCCAAGTTAATTTACCACATCCTCTTAACGTAACTGTATATTTCTCCCTCTCTTTATCGTCCATTCAACTTCATTTTCTGAAACTTTATGCATGTGCTTTATAGCTCATCAATTCATTATGTTCTATTA
This portion of the Myxocyprinus asiaticus isolate MX2 ecotype Aquarium Trade chromosome 14, UBuf_Myxa_2, whole genome shotgun sequence genome encodes:
- the LOC127451580 gene encoding protein FAM171A2-like, with translation MCPPHTSSSFLLFVFLCNAWWTLGKSLPTQGAVEVLIKVQVFDNSDLSPLKEATVQVCGNQTIFASSLAGGDGIVTLVFQYWPGTWVIITASKHGFVTNSAPWHASRIPLYASISLYLLPQRPATLLLYDDVVQLLSGSPGSRRQPWVQLQRRAIRPTLNTSQITLSALLTSTRSQYELGGFPYPLALENNSTGSNISWVELTALAAMCAQLFGPNGTEVQVSEPIHITIPLPSDTSLKTTTSVPVWRFEDKMGLWIRNGTGYIKREGSQMTWSFVAPNLGYWLAAFPSTSETGLNPTGLRDITTYHTIFLLAILGAMALLVLILLCLLLYYCRRRCLKPRQHCRKMHHSSTLESSKRDQGTSTSHLNLISSRNMEIASSAGDPDGIKSDISSNHDLQNSRDVFFRHGPTQRLRNSRTNANTKRGESFPLKATQSTNTGTLDPLLQDDYTRGYSSAEDSDERRYHHHNAKDNQGYSSDPPSPPPLLPPFAGHYQDHGRDSKPPEYFASAGDHLNRPSSVNTQPGQLIFCHSMEQMKESMYHSMVPTLVIPAHYMHLSSDMSAMEQAMERQQQLQHDMEGIQVSMTLPRQQSQHQKQQQQQDKEEEESNQQEEGLSEQNWSSEQSDTPVHIPVLFNDSTIAQMNGELQAMTEKKLLELGVKPHPRAWFVSLDGRSNSLVRHSYIELGNEALRASMGTSNLSQDRRAETHPMSLGKSIQRKVKEESKIKEGGERKAHGKIYSKLPVIETPDSSSESHSAMYSPEESSAAPLLVETSVSRGGTFPRKGSSRDNSTRSSASEVHRDSVTSPDNEADDKDDDGENKKSPWQKREERPLMVFNVK